The segment CGTCGAGCGCTACCTCGACAAGCCCCGCCACGTCGAGACGCAGTGCCTGGCCGACTCCCACGGCAACGTGGTCGTCGTCTCCACCCGTGACTGCTCGCTGCAGCGCCGCCACCAGAAGCTGGTGGAGGAGGCCCCCGCGCCGTTCCTGTCCGAGGCGCAGAACGCCGAGCTGTACGCGGCGTCCAAGGCGATCCTGAAGGAAGCCGGCTACGTCGGCGCCGGCACGGTCGAGTTCCTCGTCGGCACCGACGGCACGATCTCCTTCCTGGAGGTCAACACCCGCCTCCAGGTCGAACACCCGGTCACCGAAGAGGTCACCGGCATCGACCTCGTCCGCGAGATGTTCCGCATCGCCGACGGCGAAGAACTCGGCTACGGCGACCCCGAGATCCGCGGCCACTCCTTCGAGTTCCGCATCAACGGCGAGGACCCGGGCCGCGGCTTCCTGCCCGCCCCCGGCACCGTCACCCTCTTCGCCCCGCCGACCGGCCCCGGCGTCCGCCTCGACGCGGGCGTGGAGTCCGGCTCGGTGATCGGCCCGGCCTGGGACTCGCTCCTCGCCAAGCTGATCGTGACGGGTGCCACCCGCGAGCAGGCCCTGCAGCGCGCCGCCCGCGCGCTCGGCGAGTTCAAGGTCGAGGGCATGGCCACCGCCATCCCCTTCCACCAGGCCGTCGTCGTCGACCCCGACTTCACCGCAGACCCCTTCCGGGTCCACACCCGGTGGATCGAGACCGAGTTCGTCAACGACATCAAGCCCTTCGCCCCCGCCGGCGCCGATGCCGACGAGGACGAGACCGGTCGCGAGACGATCGTCGTCGAGGTCGGCGGCAAGCGCCTCGAGGTCTCGCTGCCGTCCTCGCTGGGGATGACCCTGGCCCGCACCGGCCTCGCCGCGGGTGCGAAGCCGAAGCGCCGCGCCGCCAAGAAGTCCGGCCCGGCCGCCTCCGGCGACACCCTCGCCTCCCCGATGCAGGGCACGATCGTCAAGATCGCGGTCGAGGAGGGCCAGGAGGTCAAGGAAGGCGACCTGATCGTCGTCCTGGAGGCCATGAAGATGGAGCAGCCGCTCAACGCCCACCGCTCCGGCACCATCAAGGGCCTGGCCGCCGAGGTCGGCGCCTCGGTCACCTCGGGCGCCGCGATCTGCGACATCAAGGACTGACCGTCGCACCAAGTACGGTACGAAGGGCCCGCAGGCAACCGCCTGCGGGCCCTTCGTCGAGGGGAGGGCCTTCACCCATGCGAGCCGACGCACGGCGCAACCACGAGCGGCTGCTCACCGAAGCCCGTGTCACCTTCGCCGAACAGGGCGCCGACGCGCCCCTGGAGGAGATCGCGCGCCGCGCGGGCGTGGGGATCGGCACCCTCTACCGTCATTTCCCCACCCGGGCCGAGCTGCTGAACGCCGTCTTCCAGGAAGCCCTGACGGAGCTCCTGGACCGCTCGGGGGAGCTGGCCGAGGCCGAGGAGCCGTGCCGGGCGCTCGTCGAGTGGCTGCGGGCCCTGATCGCCCACGCGGGCGAGTACCGGGGGCTCGCGCACGCGCTGATGTCCGCCTCGTACGACCGGAGTTCGGCGCTCGCGCAGTGCAGCGATCCGCTGCGCGCGGCGGGTGAGCGGCTGCTCGGGCGCGCCCGGGAGGCGGGCCAGGTGCGCGCCGACGTGTCGATCGGCGACCTGATGCAGCTGACCAACGCGATCGCGCTGGCGGCGGAACAGTGTCCGGAGGACGCGGAGTTGGCGGATCGCCTGCTGGAGCTGACGCTTCGGGGCATCAAGGCGTGAGGTGACGGCTGCCGCCGTGGCGAGGAAGGTTCGGCGGAGCGCGGGACCCCTGGGGGAGGGCCCGCGGGCTCAGCGGCGCCGCATGTCGGCGACCCGCGCCGTGCGCTCCAGTGTCTCGGCGGCCATCCCTCCGCCCGGTCCCCGGAACTGACCGGCCGCCATCCGGCCGCGCTGCACCGGGAGCGGCATGTCACGGCGGGGCCGGGCGCCCGGGGGGACCTGGTCACCGCCGGTGGGGCCGGCGGCGGCGCCCGTACCGGCGACGGCGATGTGCACGCCCTGGTCGGCGAGGGCCTGGAGCTCGGTGGCGGCCCGGTCGTCGTGGGCGGGCGGTTCGTCGGTCACCAGGCGGGTGATGACGTCCGTGGGCACCGTCTGGAACATGGTGTCGGAGCCGAGCTTGGTGTGGTCGGCGAGGACCACGACCTCGGCCGCCGCCTGGACGAGTGCCCGGTCCACGCTCGCGGAGAGCATGTTGGACGTGGACAGGCCGCGCTCGGCGGTGAGTCCGCTTCCGGAGAGGAAGGCGCGGGAGACCCGGAGGCCCTGGAGCGACTGCTCGGCCCCGCTGCCCACCAGGGCGTAGTTGGAGCCACGGAGGGTTCCCCCGGTCATGACGACCTCGACCCGGTTGGCGTGGGCGAGGGCCTGGGCGACCAGGAGCGAGTTGGTGACCACGGTCAGACCGGGCACGCGGGCGAGCCGGCGTGCCAGCTCCTGCGTGGTCGTCCCGGCGCCGACGACGATGGCCTCGCCTTCTTCGACGAGGCTCGCGGCGACGTCGGCGATGGCCGTCTTCTCCGCGGTCGCGAGATGGGATTTCTGCGGGAAGCCGGATTCTCGCGTGAATCCGCCCGGCAACACCGCACCGCCGTGCCGGCGGTCGAGGAGTCCTTCTGCCTCAAGGGCCCGTACGTCTCTCCGTACGGTCACTTCAGAGGTCTGGACGACGCGGGCGAGCTCGCGGAGCGACACGGCCCCATTGGCTCGCACCATTTCGAGGATCAACTGGCGACGTTCTGCAGCGAACACGAAACTGACAGTAACGTGACCGGCCGATACTTTTCAGCACTATGCGCCGAATTACAGAAGATGCACACAGACGGGGCCTCCAAGTGGTATGGGAGGCCCCGCCGTTGATTCGTCATGCGCCAGGGCTATGCCCTGCCTTGCCGGGGGTTGTCCGAGTCGGCGAACCGTTCCCGCAGGCGGGAGCCGTGCGCCGGACGTCGATCCGGCGGGCTGTCACGCCTCGCCCGCGGACTTCCGGGTGTGCAACTGCCGTGCCACTTCCGCGATCGAACCCGAAAGGGAGGGGTACACGGTGAAAGCATTTGCGATCTGTTCGACCGTCAGATTGTTGTCGACCGCGATCGAGATCGGATGGATCAGTTCGCTCGCCTTCGGCGCGACGACACAGCCGCCGACCACGATGCCGGTGCCCGGACGGCAGAAGATCTTGACGAAGCCGTCCCGGATGCCCTGCATCTTCGCGCGCGGGTTGCGCAGCAGCGGCAGCTTGACGACCTTGGCGTCGATCTTGCCCGCGTCCACATCTGCCTGCGTGTAGCCGACGGTGGCGATCTCGGGGTCGGTGAAGACGTTCGACGAGACCGTCTTCAGGTTGAGCGGGGCCACCGCGTCGCCGAGGAAGTGGTACATCGCGATACGGCCCTGCATCGCGGCCACGGAGGCGAGCGCGAAGACACCGGTCACGTCACCCGCCGCGTACACGCCGGGGGCGGTCGTACGGGAGACCTTGTCGGTCCAGATGTGACCGGAGTCCTTCAGTTTGACCCCCGCCTCCTCCAGACCCATTCCGGCCGAATTCGGGATCGCGCCGACCGCCATCAGACAGTGCGTACCGGAGATGACCCGGCCGTCCGCGAGGGTGACCTCGACCCGGTCGCCGACCCGCTTGGCGGACTCGGCGCGGGAGCGGGCCATGACGTTCATGCCGCGGCGGCGGAAGACGTCCTCCAGGACGGCGGCGGCGTCCGGGTCCTCGCCCGGCAGCACGCGGTCACGGGAGGAGACCAGGGTGACCCGGGAGCCGAGCGCCTGGTAGGCACCGGCGAACTCGGCACCCGTCACACCGGAACCGACCACGATGAGCTCCTCGGGGAGCTCCTTCAGGTCGTAGACCTGCGTCCAGTTCAGGATGCGCTCGCCGTCCGGCTTGGCGTCCGGCACCTCGCGCGGGTGGCCGCCGGTCGCGATGAGCACGGCGTCCGCGGTCAGCGTCTCCTCCGTGCCGTCGGCGGCCGTGACGATCACCTGGCGCGAGCCGTCCATCGCCTGCCGGCCGGAGAGCCGGCCGCGGCCGCGCAGCACGCGGGCGCCCGCCCTGGTGACGGAGGCGGTGATGTCGTGCGACTGGGCGAGCGCCAGGCGCTTCACCCGTCGGTTGACCTTGCCGAGGTCCACGCCCACCACACGGGCCGCCTGCTCCACGTGCGGGGTGTCGTCCGCGACGATGATGCCCAGCTCCTCGTACGAGGAGTCGAAGGTGGTCATCACCTCGGCGGTGGCGATCAGGGTCTTGGAGGGAACGCAGTCGGTCAGGACGGACGCGCCGCCGAGGCCGTCGCAGTCGACGACGGTCACCTCCGCGCCGAGTTGGGCGCCCACCAGGGCCGCCTCGTATCCGCCGGGTCCGCCGCCGATGATCACGATCCGGGTCACTGGGATCTACGCCTCGCGCTCTCGTTCTGCCGGGGGGTCCCCCCGCTGGGATGCAGTGCGTACGCCATTGTCCCGCACGCTTCAAGTGCGTACCCCATTCTCCCGCACGCCCGGCGCGGCCTCACGCCGGGGCCTCCGAAGGGACGGCCGCCCCCGGGCAGGGCTCCCCCGGGGCCCTCACCTCGGAGTTCGGCGGACACCCCGCCCCCTCCCGTACCCTCGGTCCCATGTCGCTCTACGCCGCTTTCGCCGGCAACCTCGACGCGCGGCTGATGAGCCGCCGCGCACCGCACTCCCCGCTGCGCGGCACCGGCTGGCTGAACGGCTGGCGGCTGACCTTCGGCGGCGAGCAGATGGGCTGGGAGGGAGCGCTGGCCACCATCGTGGAGGCCCCCCGCTCCCAGGTCTTCGTGGCGCTCTACGACATCGCGCCGATGGACGAGGACTCCATGGACCGCTGGGAGGGCGTCGGCCTCGACATCTACCGCCGGATGCGGGTCCGGGTGCACACCCTGGACGGCGAGGAGCCGGCCTGGGTGTACGTCCTCAACGCGTACGAGGGCGGCCTGCCGTCCGCGCGGTACCTGGGCGAGGTGGCCGACGCGGCCGAGTCCGCGGGCGCGCCGCACGACTACGTGATGGAGTTGCGCAAGCGCCCCTGCTGAGCCGCCCCGCCGGCGGTGCCGCCCGAAGAGCGCCCGCCGACCGGTGTCCGCCGGAAGGTGTACGAACTGCCGACGCGCGGGGACGAGGGTGAGCGTGCTCCATTCGTCGGAAACGACAAGACAACGATCGCATGTCCGTCGGCATCGTCATCTACGCGCGTAGGCAAACTCCGGATACGCTTCTGCGCGTATCAAATCCGTCCGGGGCCAACCTCGGACCCCCCTCCCCGAGGCGAGAGAGTCAGTGAACGCAACTGCCACCCCGTACGAGGCCGCCGAGGCCGCTGCCGCACGTCTTCGCGAGCTGACCGGCGTCGAGAACCACGACGTCGCCCTGGTCATGGGCTCGGGCTGGGCGCCCGCCGTCGACGCGCTCGGCGCTCCCGAGGCCGAGTTCCCGGTGACCGACCTGCCCGGCTTCCCGCCGCCCGCCGTCGAGGGCCACGGCGGCAAGATCCGCTCGTACAAGATCGGTGAGAAGCGCGCCCTCGTCTTCCTCGGCCGCACCCACTTCTACGAGGGCCGCGGTGTCGCCTCCGTCGCCCACGGCGTCCGCACCGCCGTCGCCGCCGGCTGCAAGACGATCATCCTGACCAACGGCTGCGGCGGCCTGCGCGAGGGCATGCGCCCGGGCCAGCCGGTCCTCATCAGCGACCACCTCAACCTGACGGCGGCCTCCCCGATCGTCGGCGCGAACTTCGTGGACCTCACCGACCTGTACTCGCCGCGGCTGCGCGCGCTGTGCAAGGAGGTCGACGAGACCCTCGAAGAGGGCGTCTACGTGCAGTTCCCCGGGCCGCACTACGAGACCCCGGCCGAGATCAACATGGTCCGCGTGCTCGGCGGCGACCTCGTCGGCATGTCCACCGTCCTGGAAGCCATCGCCGCGCGCGAGGCGGGTGCCGAGGTCCTCGGCATCTCCCTGGTCACCAACCTGGCGGCGGGGCTCTCGGGCGAGCCGCTGAACCACGAAGAGGTGCTGCAGGCGGGGCGGGACTCGGCGGCGCGGATGGGTGAGCTCCTGACGCGCGTCCTGGACCGGATCTGAGTTCCTCCCCACCCCGCCCCTTCCCGTGACCGGGGCTCCGCCCCCGGACCCCCGCGCCTCGAACTCCCCCTACGCCCTTGCGGGCGTGGGGGACCTCGGGCGGGGCTGAGAGTTCAGCCCCGCCCGGCGTTCGAGGGCACGGCCGAAGGCCGTACGGGGGGCTGGGGGCCCGCCCCGTTTCGGGAAGGGGCGGGGTGGGGGAAGGCTCCGCGCAGCGGCAGACCACCCACCCGCACCCACCCCCGCCGACACCCCGAAAGGCACACCGTGACGCAGGACGACCTCATCGCCCGGGCCCAGGCATGGCTCGCCGAGGACCCCGACAGTGAGACCCGGGAGGAGCTCGCCGCGCTCCTCGACCGCGGCGCGAGCGACGAGATCGCCGCCCGATTCGCCGGCACGCTGCAGTTCGGCACCGCCGGGCTCCGCGGTGAGCTGGGCGCCGGGCCCATGCGGATGAACCGTTCGGTCGTCATCCGCGCCGCCGCCGGCCTCGCCGCGTACCTCAAGGCGCAGGAGCCCTCCGGGAGCGAAGGAGGGGCCGGGCTCGTCGTCATCGGCTACGACGCCCGCTACAAGTCGGCCGACTTCGCGCGCGACACCGCAGCCGTGATGACCGGCGCGGGCCTGCGCGCCGCGCTCCTCCCCCGCCCGCTGCCGACGCCCGTCCTCGCGTACGCCATAAGGCATCTGGGCGCCGTCGCGGGTGTCGAGGTCACCGCGAGCCACAACCCGCCGCGCGACAACGGCTACAAGGTCTACCTGGGCGACGGCTCGCAGATCGTGCCGCCCGCCGACGCGGAGATCGCCGCCGAGATCGACGCGATCCGCTCGCTGCACGACGTGCCGCGTCCGGAGGCCGGCTGGGAGACCCTCGGTGACGAGGTCCTGGGCGCCTATCTGGAGCGTACGGACGCCGTCCTGACCCCTGGGTCCCCCCGCACCGCGCGGACCGTCTACACGGCCATGCACGGCGTCGGCAAGGACGTCCTGACGGCGGCCTTCGCCCGGGCCGGCTTCCCGCCGCCCGCGCTCGTCGCCGCGCAGGCCGAGCCGGACCCGGCGTTCCCGACGGTCGCGTTCCCGAACCCGGAGGAGCCGGGTGCCATGGACCTCGCCTTCGAGGCGGCCCGGGCCGTGGACCCCGACCTGATCATCGCCAACGACCCGGACGCCGACCGCTGCGCCGTGGCCGTGCCCGACGCGACCGTCGTCGGCGGCTGGCGGATGCTCCGCGGCGACGAGGTGGGCGCGCTGCTCGCCGCGCACCTGGTGCACAAGGGCGCGACGGGCGTGTTCGCCGAGTCGATCGTGTCGTCCTCGCTGCTCGGCCGGATCGCGGAGGCCGCGGGCGTCGGCTACGAGGAGACGCTGACCGGCTTCAAGTGGATCGCCCGCGTCGAGGGCCTGCGGTACGGCTACGAGGAGGCGCTCGGCTATTGCGTCGACCCGGAGGGCGTCCGCGACAAGGACGGCATCACGGCGGCGCTGCTCGTGACCGAGCTCGCGTCGGTGCTCAAGGAGCAGGGCCGGACGCTGACCGACCTGCTCGACGACCTGGCGGTCGCGCACGGGCTGCACGCCACGGACCAGCTGTCGGTGCGGGTCGAGGACCTGAGCATCATCGCGAACGCCATGACGGCGCTGCGCGAGCGGCCGCCGGTCTCGCTCGCCGGTCTGACGGTCGTGTCGGCGGAGGACCTGACGAAGGGCACGGAGTCGCTGCCCCCGACGGACGGGCTGCGGTACCACCTGGAGGGCGACTACAAGGCCCGGGTGATCGTCCGCCCGAGCGGCACCGAGCCGAAGCTCAAGTGCTACCTAGAGGTCGTGGTGCCGGTCGCCGCGGCGGTCGACCTCGCCCCGGCGCGGGCGACGGCCGACGAGGTGCTGGTGGCGATCAAGCGGGACCTGTCGGC is part of the Streptomyces sp. NBC_00250 genome and harbors:
- a CDS encoding acetyl/propionyl/methylcrotonyl-CoA carboxylase subunit alpha is translated as MRKVLIANRGEIAVRVARACRDAGIGSVAVYAEPDRDALHVRAADEAFALGGDTPATSYLDMAKVLQAAKDSGADAVHPGYGFLSENAEFAQAVLDAGLTWIGPPPQAIRDLGDKVAARHIAQRAGAPLVAGTPDPVSGADEVVAFAEEHGLPIAIKAAFGGGGRGLKVARTLEEVPELYDSAVREAVAAFGRGECFVERYLDKPRHVETQCLADSHGNVVVVSTRDCSLQRRHQKLVEEAPAPFLSEAQNAELYAASKAILKEAGYVGAGTVEFLVGTDGTISFLEVNTRLQVEHPVTEEVTGIDLVREMFRIADGEELGYGDPEIRGHSFEFRINGEDPGRGFLPAPGTVTLFAPPTGPGVRLDAGVESGSVIGPAWDSLLAKLIVTGATREQALQRAARALGEFKVEGMATAIPFHQAVVVDPDFTADPFRVHTRWIETEFVNDIKPFAPAGADADEDETGRETIVVEVGGKRLEVSLPSSLGMTLARTGLAAGAKPKRRAAKKSGPAASGDTLASPMQGTIVKIAVEEGQEVKEGDLIVVLEAMKMEQPLNAHRSGTIKGLAAEVGASVTSGAAICDIKD
- a CDS encoding TetR/AcrR family transcriptional regulator, producing MRADARRNHERLLTEARVTFAEQGADAPLEEIARRAGVGIGTLYRHFPTRAELLNAVFQEALTELLDRSGELAEAEEPCRALVEWLRALIAHAGEYRGLAHALMSASYDRSSALAQCSDPLRAAGERLLGRAREAGQVRADVSIGDLMQLTNAIALAAEQCPEDAELADRLLELTLRGIKA
- a CDS encoding DeoR/GlpR family DNA-binding transcription regulator, with the translated sequence MVRANGAVSLRELARVVQTSEVTVRRDVRALEAEGLLDRRHGGAVLPGGFTRESGFPQKSHLATAEKTAIADVAASLVEEGEAIVVGAGTTTQELARRLARVPGLTVVTNSLLVAQALAHANRVEVVMTGGTLRGSNYALVGSGAEQSLQGLRVSRAFLSGSGLTAERGLSTSNMLSASVDRALVQAAAEVVVLADHTKLGSDTMFQTVPTDVITRLVTDEPPAHDDRAATELQALADQGVHIAVAGTGAAAGPTGGDQVPPGARPRRDMPLPVQRGRMAAGQFRGPGGGMAAETLERTARVADMRRR
- a CDS encoding NAD(P)H-quinone dehydrogenase, which codes for MTRIVIIGGGPGGYEAALVGAQLGAEVTVVDCDGLGGASVLTDCVPSKTLIATAEVMTTFDSSYEELGIIVADDTPHVEQAARVVGVDLGKVNRRVKRLALAQSHDITASVTRAGARVLRGRGRLSGRQAMDGSRQVIVTAADGTEETLTADAVLIATGGHPREVPDAKPDGERILNWTQVYDLKELPEELIVVGSGVTGAEFAGAYQALGSRVTLVSSRDRVLPGEDPDAAAVLEDVFRRRGMNVMARSRAESAKRVGDRVEVTLADGRVISGTHCLMAVGAIPNSAGMGLEEAGVKLKDSGHIWTDKVSRTTAPGVYAAGDVTGVFALASVAAMQGRIAMYHFLGDAVAPLNLKTVSSNVFTDPEIATVGYTQADVDAGKIDAKVVKLPLLRNPRAKMQGIRDGFVKIFCRPGTGIVVGGCVVAPKASELIHPISIAVDNNLTVEQIANAFTVYPSLSGSIAEVARQLHTRKSAGEA
- a CDS encoding gamma-glutamylcyclotransferase, encoding MSLYAAFAGNLDARLMSRRAPHSPLRGTGWLNGWRLTFGGEQMGWEGALATIVEAPRSQVFVALYDIAPMDEDSMDRWEGVGLDIYRRMRVRVHTLDGEEPAWVYVLNAYEGGLPSARYLGEVADAAESAGAPHDYVMELRKRPC
- a CDS encoding purine-nucleoside phosphorylase; the encoded protein is MNATATPYEAAEAAAARLRELTGVENHDVALVMGSGWAPAVDALGAPEAEFPVTDLPGFPPPAVEGHGGKIRSYKIGEKRALVFLGRTHFYEGRGVASVAHGVRTAVAAGCKTIILTNGCGGLREGMRPGQPVLISDHLNLTAASPIVGANFVDLTDLYSPRLRALCKEVDETLEEGVYVQFPGPHYETPAEINMVRVLGGDLVGMSTVLEAIAAREAGAEVLGISLVTNLAAGLSGEPLNHEEVLQAGRDSAARMGELLTRVLDRI
- a CDS encoding phospho-sugar mutase, which produces MTQDDLIARAQAWLAEDPDSETREELAALLDRGASDEIAARFAGTLQFGTAGLRGELGAGPMRMNRSVVIRAAAGLAAYLKAQEPSGSEGGAGLVVIGYDARYKSADFARDTAAVMTGAGLRAALLPRPLPTPVLAYAIRHLGAVAGVEVTASHNPPRDNGYKVYLGDGSQIVPPADAEIAAEIDAIRSLHDVPRPEAGWETLGDEVLGAYLERTDAVLTPGSPRTARTVYTAMHGVGKDVLTAAFARAGFPPPALVAAQAEPDPAFPTVAFPNPEEPGAMDLAFEAARAVDPDLIIANDPDADRCAVAVPDATVVGGWRMLRGDEVGALLAAHLVHKGATGVFAESIVSSSLLGRIAEAAGVGYEETLTGFKWIARVEGLRYGYEEALGYCVDPEGVRDKDGITAALLVTELASVLKEQGRTLTDLLDDLAVAHGLHATDQLSVRVEDLSIIANAMTALRERPPVSLAGLTVVSAEDLTKGTESLPPTDGLRYHLEGDYKARVIVRPSGTEPKLKCYLEVVVPVAAAVDLAPARATADEVLVAIKRDLSAAAGL